One Gordonia zhaorongruii DNA segment encodes these proteins:
- a CDS encoding ABC transporter transmembrane domain-containing protein: protein MVRFRSAERLWSGDGFLAGDRPAERGEPVRVDASTTPRALVFRTVWGANRYTLPGMILMIGHFVGEAMVPFVMGRAIDLAIVPQDRSALIFWLAILAADFLLLSVTWRFGERMVAYAVQVIEHQFRMRVTDRMLEPVAVDGPSRLPGTALSIATSDVSRLSRAVLLAVLPVGEMFAVLVAGVVLLWISWPLGLTVLIGAPVMFWILDRAGAPLRRRTERQQENIGQAAGTAADLVSGLRVLKGIGAENEAGRRYRGASGRARDSAIAAMRTEGVYVAVLQTVSSLFVVVIGVAAGASAVSGALTVGELITVVGLTQFVMGPLNAIGTNVGIVWNAAVASATRILAVLQARPVVETGDERPRTGDLAITGLEPAVPDVRIASRGLTVIAADRTTGSMLTGLLSRDTPPGDTLVRVGGVDLFALDQRVVRAAVRVVPHSPHLFEGTVLENIAAASDSDSPHSDERCTRAVFAAACDDVAEALVNGLDTPVGEAGRMLSGGQRQRVGLARALAADSSFLVLTDPTTAVDSVTEATVAERVRRARAGAATVVLSRSPAWLAVADTVIRIESDRHGAVAGRPATGDGAPG from the coding sequence ATGGTTCGATTCCGATCAGCGGAACGTCTGTGGTCCGGGGACGGATTCCTTGCCGGTGACCGGCCGGCGGAACGCGGAGAACCGGTGCGGGTGGACGCCTCGACCACTCCACGCGCCCTCGTGTTCAGGACGGTGTGGGGAGCCAACCGGTACACGCTGCCTGGAATGATCCTGATGATCGGCCACTTCGTGGGTGAGGCGATGGTGCCATTCGTGATGGGCCGGGCCATCGACCTGGCCATCGTCCCGCAGGACCGGTCCGCCCTGATCTTCTGGCTCGCCATCCTCGCCGCAGACTTCCTCCTGCTGTCGGTCACCTGGCGGTTCGGCGAGCGCATGGTGGCCTACGCGGTTCAGGTGATCGAGCACCAGTTCCGGATGCGGGTCACCGATCGAATGCTCGAGCCGGTCGCCGTCGACGGGCCGTCCCGGCTGCCCGGCACCGCGTTGAGCATCGCGACCTCGGACGTGTCGCGGCTCTCCCGGGCGGTGCTGCTGGCCGTGCTGCCGGTCGGGGAGATGTTCGCCGTTCTGGTCGCGGGCGTCGTCCTGCTGTGGATCTCCTGGCCATTGGGCCTGACCGTGCTCATCGGTGCGCCGGTTATGTTCTGGATACTCGACCGAGCCGGCGCTCCGTTGCGCCGGCGTACCGAACGCCAGCAGGAGAACATCGGGCAGGCCGCAGGCACGGCTGCCGACCTGGTGTCCGGATTGCGGGTGCTGAAGGGGATCGGCGCGGAGAACGAAGCGGGGAGGCGGTACCGCGGCGCGAGCGGCCGCGCACGGGATTCGGCGATCGCCGCGATGCGCACGGAAGGCGTCTACGTCGCGGTGCTGCAGACCGTGTCGTCACTGTTCGTCGTGGTGATCGGCGTAGCAGCCGGTGCATCGGCGGTGTCCGGAGCTCTGACCGTGGGGGAGCTCATCACCGTCGTCGGACTGACGCAGTTCGTCATGGGCCCGCTCAACGCGATCGGTACCAACGTCGGCATCGTGTGGAACGCGGCGGTGGCGAGTGCGACCCGGATCCTGGCAGTGCTGCAGGCTCGGCCGGTCGTCGAGACGGGCGATGAGCGCCCGCGGACCGGGGATCTGGCGATCACCGGACTCGAGCCGGCCGTGCCCGACGTGCGGATCGCGTCGCGCGGGCTGACCGTGATCGCTGCGGATCGGACCACGGGTTCGATGCTGACCGGACTCCTGTCCCGGGACACGCCGCCGGGTGACACTCTGGTGCGGGTCGGCGGGGTCGATCTGTTCGCTCTCGATCAGCGAGTGGTCCGTGCAGCCGTGCGCGTCGTACCCCACTCCCCACATCTGTTCGAGGGGACGGTTCTCGAGAATATCGCCGCCGCCTCCGATTCGGACTCACCTCACAGCGACGAGCGCTGCACCCGGGCTGTTTTCGCAGCTGCCTGCGACGATGTGGCCGAGGCGCTGGTCAACGGATTGGACACTCCGGTGGGTGAGGCGGGCCGCATGCTGTCGGGCGGTCAGCGGCAGCGCGTCGGACTGGCGCGCGCGCTCGCCGCGGACTCGTCGTTCCTGGTGCTCACCGACCCGACGACCGCGGTGGACTCGGTCACCGAGGCGACGGTGGCCGAGCGGGTGCGACGTGCGCGCGCAGGCGCCGCGACCGTCGTCCTCTCGCGGTCGCCCGCGTGGCTGGCGGTGGCGGACACCGTTATTCGGATCGAGTCAGATCGGCACGGCGCCGTCGCCGGACGGCCTGCGACGGGAGACGGGGCCCCAGGATGA
- a CDS encoding nitroreductase family protein, whose protein sequence is MEFDDVIRTTFAARQFTDDPVSDEALWQILDVARFAPSGGNRQGAHVTVVRDDEVKRAIADLSKTGARRYLAQRAAGESPWNPIEPSAVTADALESVPGVDAFVAPLAAAPVLLVVSVDLGAVAAMDQNLDRVGVVSGGSIYPLVWNILTVARSQGFGGTVTTMAVVEEDAVRGLLSIPADHAVAAVVPIGRPVKQLTKLKRAAVDDFVTLGAFDGPELAPPDR, encoded by the coding sequence ATGGAATTCGATGACGTCATCCGGACAACCTTCGCGGCACGGCAGTTCACCGACGATCCGGTGTCCGACGAGGCGCTGTGGCAGATTCTCGACGTGGCGCGTTTCGCTCCCAGCGGCGGCAATCGACAGGGCGCGCACGTCACCGTCGTGCGTGACGACGAGGTCAAGCGTGCGATCGCGGATCTGAGCAAGACCGGTGCGCGCCGCTACCTGGCGCAGCGCGCAGCGGGGGAGAGCCCGTGGAATCCGATCGAACCGTCTGCCGTCACCGCCGATGCTCTGGAGTCGGTTCCCGGAGTGGATGCATTCGTCGCCCCGCTGGCTGCAGCGCCGGTGCTGCTCGTCGTCTCCGTCGATCTCGGCGCGGTAGCGGCGATGGACCAGAATCTGGACCGGGTCGGCGTGGTCAGCGGCGGATCGATCTACCCCCTCGTGTGGAACATTCTGACCGTGGCCCGGTCACAGGGATTCGGCGGAACGGTCACGACCATGGCCGTTGTAGAGGAGGACGCTGTACGGGGACTGCTCAGTATCCCGGCAGACCACGCCGTTGCGGCGGTGGTGCCGATCGGGCGACCGGTGAAGCAGTTGACGAAACTGAAGCGAGCGGCGGTCGACGACTTCGTGACCCTCGGCGCATTCGACGGGCCGGAACTGGCTCCACCGGACCGGTGA